The Arabidopsis thaliana chromosome 5, partial sequence genomic interval TTCCAATACGGTGCGTTTTGGTCTCACTACCTGTGCTGGCTGTgcattctgtttttttttttttaattaaaatttttatacgCCTACCGAAAAATTCCTTTTGCTGTATTTTATAACAACGCAAATTAAATAATACGGAGTATTTTTAAACAGTAGACTAGGCGAGATTTTTCAGAAGATTTGGTGCATAATAGTGTGTAGGTGTGTCTGATAAGccataattattttcaatataacCTTTTCGTTTTTGGATCGATTATGTAATTAAGGCTGATTATTAGTGATTACACCTTTCTGGTTGCTGGAAATATAGGAGGCAGGAGAACGAAATGTCGTGGAGAATGTACCTTCTTCAAAAGATGTGTTGTCGGTGATTACCTTTTTTCACCACAGAAGCATCAACCAGAGGCTACTACTATTAAAATTGCATGATACGCTAATTAGTGAAATgaagtaaaatttattttattctttggcGAGGCCCACTTAGGGAGCTAGTAAGACCCCACTATTTTATTCTTTGGCGAGCGAGGCCTACTTGCCCATCATATTCAAGTGGATATGGAATGAGTTGAAACTCTTTTTCAGATGACAAGAGACGGGCTTAAGTGGTGAAACAACTAGTTAGGCTAAAAGGTGCATCATAAGGAACTTTTTTAAACCCCTAAAAGGTCACAATTACTCTCTTGACCTTTCCTGATCCACACAAAAGTTTAGCACTTCACTAGTGAAACTGACccttacaaaaaaatatgtaactaCAAAAGGGTCGTCCGATTTGAGACCAGAAGCCGCATCAGTATATTCCTCCTAAACACaagcaagaaagaaacagCACAAGTGCAAATTATTCACCTTTTCttgtatattttgatttgtatgaCATCAagcaaaaatatcataaagaAACCAGGTGTTTACCGAGTCAAAGTTGGGGGACTGGATGGcatgaaaccaaaattcttGAGTCTCACTGTCTTTAGAGGCTAAAAGAGACCTTGTGTTTTTCCTTCTAATCTACAGTTGGTGATATTTCTGTCTGAAGCAAAGAAAGTAAGTGATCATTTGGTTCGTTTAGATGATAGACATGTAGATAAGAGCTAATACTTACACGAGAGTGACAAGATGATTCTGAAACTAAGGAAGTTTCAGCTTGAAGTTAATCCGCAGCGACTTCATCTCCTCCAATTGCCGCTATAAGGGTTTAAGGATTCAGTTATTCTTAAGGAATTGAAGCAcacttttttctcatttttccaAACAGTTCCAAACAGAAACTCATGTTTTCAGTAAAATAGTGGCAATAATCGTCTAGACAATCTAATTACCTTAGATACACTTTCAGACGCCTGCTCGTGTCTGGCTTGGTGCAAACACCATTCCATGGCCATGTCAAATTCAAGGTTGTTAGGCTGAGAAGAATGTGATGTAGCCACGGCATCTCTCtggaaaaacatataaagacCAAAGAGCAAGAAGATTAGTAACGTAACaatgcatttttatttgtgtgcATTATGCAAGGGAAAgggaaatgaaaacaatacCATCTCCCGTCGCGTTTGAGTTTTGTGTAGTTTGATATGGCCTGAGAATAATGACGGCTTCCCTGGTGGAGTAATCTTAGCGAAAGAAGCAACAAGGGGCCTGTTGAGCAAAAAAGGCACAGCAGAGATTTCTGAGATGAAAGTATGCCAAAAAAATGGCACTGTACATCTCTGCAATTTATCATAGGAAGcttagagaaaaaagaagaatatgtcATTTCAGGTTCACCTCCCACTTGATAGCAACAAGCATCCCTCATCTAGTCTTCTAATCACCCTTTCTGCAACTTCtcttgttttgaaaatgaCCAAAGCTTCACCTGTATATCAAACAATATGAGGTGCTCTTCATTCCATTTATAGTATGTGAGAATCATAAATTAGAACCCGGTGAGTAAAATGGTAGCTTACCAATATGAGGAATAGTGACTGATGTACGCTCTATCATCCTCGCTTCGCATTGCTGGTTCAAAGCAGAATAGACTATATCCTGAAATACAATTCATAAATTTCTTAGGTTgcataaaaagagaaaagaagggaGGTTTCCATGAAGTAAATCAGGAAACAACTGCATTACATTAGGTTACATTGAGTAAGCATATACAATATACATTTTAAGAGACTCCTAAatgttgttgaaaaaaaaagagactcCTAAATAAACTGTAATACCTCCACTTCATCAGATGTATAAGTAGGATCCAAGTTTTGAAGAAGTACCACAGTCCCTTTTTTTTCTGCTTCCCTCATACTTTCTTCCCAAGGCTGGACATAATTTagacaaattaaaaagtcagTCCATAATTTCTGATACGACGTACAGAATCTGATAACAATTCAGGCTAGCTAGAAGAGACTACGCcagccaaacaaaaaataggtGCGGATAGAGAAAGTAAACAATTTGACTGCAGATTCAAAAGTAAACAACTGAGTCTCTCGAACATAGAAACGATCAAGAAAATACACTACTTTCTGAATAGCATATGAACGAGACGTTAACAATATTAACAGGTCACTCTACTAACATCATAAAACAAGCATGTCAAACACGAAAATGGAGGCAACCAAAAACGACATTTACAGAACTGGGGtgcaaaaaaaagttaaggaaAAGATACTTACAAGACTCCGGAACCATTTACTTTTTCCCTGAAataaataaggaaacaaaaatctgtTAGATAAACCTCAATGTTACCAAGCATTGTGGTAACATAATAAGATGAGAAGAATGACAGAACATCACTACAACTATACAACATACAGTGTGAAGGACTGTAAAACAAAACTGCTCCTTTTAGAATTGTGTTCTTGCAAAACCACATCCTTGCATCTAAAGATTTTACAACACGCTCTGAAATCTCATGAAACAGCCAGTTCCAAACCAATGTAAACTAAATCATATTGCAGGAAACATATAGTAAGTATAAACTTACAGCATCCGGCCTTCGGCACACTTCAGTTACTTGATAGTTTCTTTCATTATCATCTGCCGACATCTTGTCCTCAGCACGTCCAAAGCTGGGCTTCTTGGATATACCTTTTTCAGTTACagtttttgtagtttttcCTTCAGATACTGACACTACAAGATCTCGGTTCTTAACAAAGCTGCGCTTTTCGGGAGGGACTTCCTCTATAGTCACTTTGTCTCTAGGTCTCTTAAAAGATCCTGTATCCTTTTTACCATCAGAAGTAATGTTCTGCAAAATGGTTGTATCCCATCCATCTCGTACTGTAACAGAACCATcaagtttctgtttcttcagaGGCCTGTCATCCAATCCACTCGACTCTTGACTATATCTTTCTCCAGCGGGcatagatttttgtttagtcAACTGCTTTTTAACATCATTTTCTTGAGCTTTCTTTGAAATGGAATGAATTGTCCTGGAGCCAGAAGCTTCAAAAGAGTTACTATATCTTTCTTCGCCAGGcatagatttttgtttagttaactGTTTTTTAACTTCACTTTCTTGATCTTTGCCATTATAATGATTTCCCCTAGAGCCAGAATCCTTGTTAGACCTTTCTTCTGCAAgtgtagatttttttatagCGAGTTGGTAGtgacctttttctttctcttctttgcaaCCATTACTGTTTTCTTTACAGTCAGAAGATTCAAAAGCGCTGTCTTCGATTTTCCTAACTGAACCACTAGCTCCCCTAGCTAAAGGACCATTTGGTTTCAAACTATCTGACTTCCCATTTACGTCTGCTTCAATATTCTGCACCGCAGTTGCTTCTTTCTCAGAGCACGCTCTGTTAAAGATAAATTTAACTGCAAGAATTAGAGTGAAAAGAAGATATGATGTAAATAAAGAATCAAGATAGCTATTGAGTAGAATGTCAAAGCTATCAACTAAGATGAAACAAATTGTACCGTCAACTCCAGCAATCTTATCATCAATCGTATCCACAACTTTGCAACTTCCAACATCAAATGCTCGGCAAAACACGAAGTCCGCTGAGTTGAATTTTTCATCCGAGGGTTGTGgatttcttttgtcttttgaaaTGCATAGAACAGAGCATTTTCCACCGATTGCTTCCTAGTGAAATAATGTCATATCAGTATTAAAGCAGGTGTAATTTTAACTAATCACTTGCACCAGCTATTCGCACAATGGCACAAAGTTCAAACGAATATTTCAACCAAAAAGTGAAGCAAAGGTAAATCTCTCAAGACACAAGGACATGTTTGATTCACCATAGAAAGACGCTTGTAACAATGTTAGAAACCAACAAAAGTAATTGATCAACGTATTTCTGTTTGGGGAGCTTTGGGATGAGATCTATGCCATGGTTACAAAAGAGGACAAAAAAGCTACTTGGAGCACATATGTTGGTGAACAGAGAACAAGTTATCCTACCGCAAAGAATATaatattcaacaaaacaaaagtggaTGGACAATATAATTTAGTACGCAGCATAATATGAGATACATATCAATAAGAAAATGCCATGACATGCTCAATAAGTACTATGGAGAATGAAAATTCAACATAGTATGCAGAAGAATAATTAGTTACCAATTGGTTGGTATTAGCAAGGCCAAGACCTTCACCCGATGCTAAAAACACTTCATTGGCAAGTACATTCGGGACTCCTTCAAGATATGGCGCAATCTCAGAAGGTTTAAAGAACCAGAGAAGCTTGACTTTCTTTGGGATATGCTTATTAGCGTGTTCCCAAATTTTTATGATCATGCCAATGAAGGGTTCAGTAGAGTCTGGTTCACTGGCATTGCCAACTAAGACACAGTCATAAAGACGGTATTCATCGCCATCATAGGTGAAAGATTCATAGAACTGgacatctttctttttcccacCAACACCTTTCTTTTTACCCCACTTAAATTCTAAGCCTTCAGATGCTACAGATTCTTCCATTCTCTAAAAGCAATTTTCTACCTAGACAAACAGCAGAATAGTGTATCCAGATCAGAATTGCACGAGGAACTGATTAGACGACTGAACATATATCCACAATCGTTCATTTAAATGGTTGCATTGATAAATCGAAAGGAATACAAGAATTCCAACAGAAGATCAAACTCGTTTTCCAAGGATAACCGAGAGTACCCTTGACAAGGTGCAGAACACTTCAAGGACTTAAAATACTAAGACCAGAAGACacataaaaggaaaaaaccaTCACAAGATAGATCAAATCAATGATCCACCATATACTCCcaatcaatcaaaccaaaatcactCCCGAAACTCTATCAGATCCACTGTTAAACAAGGCAACACATTAATCTTTCAATTGAAATCATTAGCATTGTGcatataaccaaaaaccaTCCAATACATTCTTATAATGCACCATAACCAATCCATAAGAAACTTTTAAGTATTCAGTACTCAGACTAACGTTTAGTAATGACAAGGCTCTCTAAAAAAGCACGCAAGTCCACCAAAAAATACCGAAAGCAGCAAATCAGTTGATCAACGAAAGAAACTCCGTGAGAACAAAGAAcactaaataaaatagtagATAATTGAGttcaagtaaacaaaaaggcgattcagaaaaatcaaaagatcaCCAAACTACGCAATTGCAAAAAAGTGATAATATCATTTACGCAATGTAGGTTGAGATAAGCTTTTGCGTTCGTAAGAAACAGCGATTAACTGGGAAACAAAGAAGACGAAGTACTTTCACCAAcaattcaactttttttttaccttcacTGAAGAAATCAGTTTACAGTTTCCGAAGCCACCGAACGGAAAAATGGAACCCTAGCGAAATCAGAGTGACGCGAGTTCGATTAGGTCAAGATGAACAGAAATTGACGAAGCCCAGGTTTATCGCAgagggagaaaaaaaaaccctaatccctCGTTTTACCGGTTACTACAGTATCTCTCCACTTTATCTATCGCTAAAGTTCAtcataaacaaattcaaatcaaaatctctataGAGCAATTCAGTTTTGGTCGAagattgttcttgttgttgcagTTTCCAGAGAGAACGGTAAGTTCATGAAAGCTTTTCTCCTCCCATTCCCCCTTTCTCTGAGATTTTCTCTGTTACTTACTTTTTTAAATGAGTTGCACAAAAGACAGAAAGTAAAAATGATTAGgtctaaaaaaaatacattgaaATTGAATTATGCACAAAAGAAATACGtaattttagagaaaatatatttgagCAAAGATTTTTACCCCCTAAATACaacaatttctttattttattttttctataataataaatttccaatttttttacaCATGTATATGTGAGATACGGTCTGATCATATATACTAACCGTTAAACAAGATCATGGAAATTTAATCATATCTTCTAACTCGAATTAGTGAGCTTATATCATAATTTGTTTAGAATTATCCCTGATAAAAGTAGTTGTGGTATAAATGCTACATCCCTATTTTAGACTCTTACTTGTTTTGAtacttaaaattcaaaatcaaaatcatggaGTGGAGAAATTTATTGTTCTTCTAATGACTCCTGTCAATGGTCACACGTTTTAAAAAGATGGTGTCTTTAACAAAGCCAATGGACTGTGATTCTCACCATTCACCAATGCAATATTAATCACATACTCTCTATAGTTGAatgtgttttaattttctggAACACCCATTAATCTTTTGGCAACGGAGGTCAATATCAAGAAGTTAAGCTATCTATGCTTTTCACTTTTCAGTAAAGGATACAGAACAATTTTTGTCTCATTAAGGCCCACTACCAAAAAGGTCTGAAGAGTTGGGTTTAGGGATACTAGGCTGTTATATGGGCTGCTTCTAGGGTCTCGTAAAAagaaacggcgtcgtttttctgtcttttaaaagttttttaaaaatgcgGTGAGCGTGGATCGAACACGCGACCTTCAGATCTTCAGTCTGACGCTCTCCCAACTGAGCTATCCCCGCTTGATGCTTATATGCTTAACCTTTTATCTATATTTCCTATATTTGcgaataattttgttgtttttttcgtttgtttgttgatttttacAAAAGTTTAGTAGAGTCCGAATACATTACAAGTTGTAACACAAAtacattaaacaaaatctcAGCGTTGCATTAATCAAAGACAGTGCCCAAATAATTGGTACACTAACTGTTAGTTTTGTCGTTTTACACTAACTGTTATATAAGTCTccttataaaaagataatatgGAGAAGTGTTGTTTTGGTTCTCAGTGTTTGAGCCAGTAGTTTCTTAGCTGAGCCATATGCAACAATATCTCGTCCCGACCTTGATTCGTCACACTGCTGGTCATAATCCATGGCGGTGTTGTCTCAAAGAACCCTTGGATCAAGTCTTGGAACTCCTTTATGTTCGCCTCCGGTTTCTTCcctccatttttcttcttctttctcttgtcGCATTTTGTGAATATCAAAGTCATTGGAACCTGAGAGATATAGATAGCAATCATTCATTTCACAGAGACATTACACAATTAGTACAAGTCTTGACCATGATTGCCAATTAATGGGTTAAAGTGGGGTTTTCAAGGTTTAGGTACTTTTTATACCTGGTTTTGACCAAGCCAGCTTGCATACTCGAGATCGATTGGCTTTACAGGAATGCTGGCATCAACTAGTAAAAACACCGAGACCAATGTTGATCGATTTAGAAAATAGTCTTTGGTGAATTTGTTCCAGTCTTGTTTGAGTTCATGCGGTGCTGATGCATACCTGGATATATAAAATGTATCaactttcattttctataCTGAAAGTCCTCAAATTCCCTGGCACAGAAACTGTAATTGTATCCAAcagacacaaacaaaaaactaggAAAGACAGAGACTTGCCAGAGCAATTTTAAGGTGCTATGgcatgaaaaacaaaataatatcagTTAAACTTACCCGTAACCAGGCAAATCTACCAAGTACCACTTGTCGTTGATCCGGAAATGATTAATGCATTGCGTCTTTCCTACATGAAGAATAAACTACCAGAAGTTATAATCAACCTATATGTAGCATAAGCACAAGCACAAGCACGGCATGGATGCCTATCAGTTTCCAATTCTAATATCACGTCTATCAACCTTTCTAAGTGGTTCACTAGGAAGGAGTATTTGTGAATGAGATGTTCGGTCGACACTATAGAGATACTTTCATCATATATACATCCAAATCCCATTTTCATGAAATTATTATAGCATGGTCTAGCAGCAACACATATTACTCAAAGATTATATCCACTGATGCCATATCTTGGTTCGTATTCTCTACAACAATACCCCATCTTCAAAAGTACTAGAAACCAACAAATGCCGATGCTCCAAGGCAAATCTGTTCAATCTAACCAAGTGGGGATAGTCTATTGGTTTTGTCCTATTGACTATTGACTATTGATTGAGACTAGAGACTGATTCCCACTCAATGCCTCACTTGGCCACTACAGAATTCAAATGCTAGGCGTTAGCCCATGATTAGTGTGGACTCTAGCAAAACCCAGTTATAGAAGAATCATTTCAATAAATCAATTGACCTAAGcttccaacaacaacaaaaactgaCTTCTCCTTACTGCTTTACCAACACTCTCCAATCTCCTCATGAACATTAAAAAACTGACTACATCACTCTGTCTCAAAGATGTGATTGCTTCAGTTTCACATGACATTTCAACGGGAATAAGCCAAGTTGTTCTCTTAATCTATCATCTACTTAACCAGTGCTTCAGGTCCCCAAAATGGAAGCTTTTGATCCATAAATATAATGACACTCAAAATAATGTAGAAATCACACACCAGCTAAATGATAAGCACGATGGAGCAAAACTCAGCTTACCAGGTTTCTTAGAAGTCAAGGCAAGGCGTTTCCTCCTCACCAACGAATTGAGAAGCGATGATTTCCCAACATTGGATCTCCCAACAAGCGCAAACTCCGGCAACCCATCGGCCGGACAATCCTCCGTCTTGACACTACTCTTCACATAATCAGCCTGAACCACCTGTGCGTCCCTCGCGTACTTGCTCAGCACAATATTCGAACCCTTAAGTATCCTCGTCGTTAAACTCGCCGAGTCTTCACCGGATATATCGGTCTCCGGCGGAATAAAAAGCTTGTCGAGCGCAATCTCGACAGGTGCATCATCCAAATCGGTTGAATCTGAGACCGATAATGGTATGGGTTCAACAGTGGCGAGATTCGATTTAGACGCGAATGAGAAAAGGGTTCGAGATACTGTTACCGAAGGcttagggtttaagaaactGAAAtgcgaagaagagagagagaaagaaggtTTCGCGAGGATTGAGAGATGGAATCTTGGAAGATGCGCTAAAATCATATCTGATCGATTCTCTTCTAAGTAATAGTCTTATGAGCTTTTTAGTTCTCTTTAGATTCTGTGAGCAGCCATGGATGTAGGACTGAACTTACGGATGCGGAGGAGGTCGGGGAAACAATATCCACATCAAAACGCTACGTTTTGATGGTGGTAATCTGGACGATGAACTTTCCTTATATTACAATTTGCCCGCTCTATTTTAACGATTGTATCATTTCGCCACTATCTTCTAATTAGAGAGTAAATGGgtaaattagaaagaaaacaaaaagtataagGAGTATATAGCAAAATCGGGTCGTTGGCATCTCCTTCCACCTCTCCAAGCACGGACGAGACTTCGACCAGTGAAccaaaatctctctcaaaTTTATCACCCCGTGCTTCTGATCACGGTGGGATTCTCTCCGATCGGTGACATATCGTGGTTCATACTCCGGTGGATCTCACGGCGTAATAATTTATCATATCTGAATCGCAATCTTATTAACCATGGCTCCTCCGGCCGCTTCACAGCGTTATCCGTCACCGTCCCAACCTTCAGGGTAACTTATGCTTCTATCCATCCTCTCTCGATCAATAGCACTGAATTCACCTTACattttttagataattagCTGGGATCAATCTTTATGATTCGATCATCTCTTTTCATGCGTGGTCCGTCAGCTCATTACTTCTCGAATTTTATGATCTGTATTATTCCTATACGAAATCCAGAAATTCAGAAGCTCTCATTTAGCAGATCTAGTTTTAGTGCCTAGTTTTACCAGTCCGAGCTAAGTTATGTCAAAAAGCTAATGTGGAATCAGAAGAAGCCATTTAGTTTGAATTTTCCCCACTTAGAATCTGATTCCTAAATGCAGTGAGTATGGTCGATAATATCTGATCTCTATTTGGTCAAATGAAGCATGaattgaaaatagaaattgtTATTTATCAGGAAAAGCGAAGTGTCAGATCTGAAAACCCAGCTTCGCCAGCTAGCTGGAAGCAGAGCTCCAGGAGTTGATGATTCCAAACGTGACCTCTACAAGAAAGTAATATCGTACATGACTATTGGCATTGACGTCTCATCTGTATTTGGAGAGATGGTCATGTGCTCGGCAACATCAGACATTGTCCTGAAGAAGATGTGTTATCTTTACGTTGGAAACTATGCAAAGGGCAATCctgatctttctcttttgacGATTAATTTTCTGCAAAGGGATTGCAAAGATGAGGACCCTATGATCCGTGGGCTTGCATTGAGGAGCTTGTGTTCTTTACGAGTGCCAAACCTTGTGGAGTATCTGGTTGGTCCCTTGGGGAGCGGGCTCAAGGACAATAATAGCTATGTTAGAACTATCGCTGTTACTGGAGTACTAAAGCTTTATCACATCTCACCCTCAACATGCATTGATGCCGATTTTCCTGCAACGTTGAAAAGTTTGATGCTTCATGATTCAGATGCTCaggttaattttgttttgtatgtataatgttttgttggatGGAATTGGACTTGACTCCCTAGCATATTActtgttttgtataattattaatgttttgatataaaatatattgtcaGGTAGTTGCCAATTGCCTGTCTGCACTTCAAGAAATTTGGAGTTTAGAAGCAAGCCACTCTGAGGAAGCATGCCGGGAAAAGGAGTCCTTGCTCAGCAAGCcagttatatattatttcttgaATCGGTATGTACTTAAGCTCCTCCTTCAACTGTCTATCAGTATAACTTGTTGTTGTAGTGGTATTTACCATTGTGGTGTTTCACTGCAGGATCAAGGAATTCAATGAATGGGCACAATGTCTTATACTTGAGTTGGCAGTAAAATATGTGCCGTCAGATAGTAATGATATTTTTGACATTATGAATCTGTTGGAAGACAGACTGCAGCATGCCAATGGAGCTGTTGTCTTGGCAACAGTCAAAGTGTTTTTACAATTAACTCTCTCCATGACTGATGTTCATCAACAGGTTTAAAGTCCACCTCCTCTATCTTTAATCATCGAAAATTATTCCTAATGAAATTAGTTATGTGCGGAATTTCAtgaacaaatttgtaaaatagtCTCTGCATTGTCCACATAGTGAAGCATTATTTATATTACTTTTGGAAACATAGTCTGGAAGCTTAAAATCTAATCTTAACAATCATAGTCATCATTGATTTGTTATCATTTAAGATGATCACTGTCTAACTAATGCCAAATGATCTTGTATAGGTATATGAGCGTATTAAATCCCCACTTCTAACTCTTGTCAGTTCTGGAAGTCCAGAGCAATCGTATGCAATCTTGAGCCACCTTCATCTTTTGGTTGTTCGTGCGCCATTCATCTTTGCTGCAGACTATAAGCATTTCTACTGCCAGTACAATGAACCATCATATGTCAAAAAGTTGAAGCTTGAGATGTTGACTGCTGTTGCAAACGAGAGCAACACTTACGAAATCGGTAATGATTTCAAACTATGTCAATATGGAATCTGAAGCTAGAAAACCTTTCTTTTCCGGCTCTTTGATTGGACTAATTcgtacttttttcttttcagtgACGGAACTGTGTGAGTATGCTGCAAACGTTGATATTGCAATTGCGAGAGAGTCAATTCGAGCAGTTGGAAAGATTGCTTTGCAACAGTATGATGTAAATGCGATTGTTGATAGACTTCTTCAATTTCTGGAGATGGAAAAGGACTATGTGACCGCTGAAACTTTGGTAAACTATCATTTGAACTATTCACGGAGATGATTGGCCATCACATTGATACTTATAttgtttacattttcataACAATTCCACTTGTCTGGTTCCTCTTCTAGGTTCTTGTAAAGGACCTTCTAAGGAAGTATCCACAATGGAGCCATGACTGCATTTCTGTTGTTGGGGGTATCAGCAGCAAAAATATCCAGGAACCGAAAGCCAAGGCGGCTCTTATATGGATGTTGGGTGAGTATGCACAGGACATGAGTGATGCTCCTTATGTTTTGGAGAATCTGATAGAAAACTGGGAGGAAGAGCATTCAGCCGAGGTATTTAGGCAtcacttttctgtttttccttgCTACTGAAATTATGGTTCCATTTATGCGTGAGAATGAGGACTTGCTCATTAGTATATGTTCCCAATTTGTGCCATTGAGCAGGTTCGGTTACATCTCTTAACTGCGGCAATGAAATGCTTTTTCAAGAGGGCACCTGAGACTCAGAAAGCCCTAGGAACAGCTCTAGCTGCAGGCATTGCTGATTTTCACCAGGTTTCTTCCTATCTCCCCTTccaaatttctctttctttttttcaaaccCATTGGCCTATTAGATCACTAATTCAACATTTACTGTTGGCATAGGATGTTCATGACCGAGCCTTGTTCTACTATCGGGTTCTGCAATACGATGTACACGTGGCAGAACGTGTTGTTAGTCCTCCAAAACAGGCGGTTTCAGTCTTTGCTGACACTCAAAGCAGTGAAATCAAAGACCGTGTATTTGACGAGTTTAACAGCCTTTCTGTGATATACCAGAAGGTATGTTTCCTGACTTTACTACTGAAGCCAATGTAGTAGTATGCATTCATTAGCCTACATTACTCAGAGGTGTTCCTTATATGTTTTCATAATAAAATGACTTTTTGCAGCCATCTTACATGTTTACGGATAAGGAACACCGAGGACCCTTTGAGTTTTCTGACGAAGTTGGAAATATTTCCATCACACCTGAAGCCTCCAGCGACATTGTTCCAGCTCAGCAATATGAGGCAAATGACAAGGACCTGCTTCTAGGTATTGACGAGAAGGATGAAAATAAAGGAGTTTCCAATAACAATGGTTCTGCTTACACGGCCCCTTCATTAGAAAGCTCCTCTAATATAACCTCACAAATGCAAGAGCTTGCAATCTCCGGCCCTGCCACATCCGCAACTACCCCACAatcatttggttttgatgatctctttggtttgggtttatcAACCGCTCCTGCTC includes:
- a CDS encoding P-loop containing nucleoside triphosphate hydrolases superfamily protein (P-loop containing nucleoside triphosphate hydrolases superfamily protein; FUNCTIONS IN: GTP binding; INVOLVED IN: barrier septum formation; LOCATED IN: intracellular, chloroplast; EXPRESSED IN: 22 plant structures; EXPRESSED DURING: 13 growth stages; CONTAINS InterPro DOMAIN/s: GTP-binding protein, HSR1-related (InterPro:IPR002917), GTP-binding protein, ribosome biogenesis, YsxC (InterPro:IPR019987); BEST Arabidopsis thaliana protein match is: P-loop containing nucleoside triphosphate hydrolases superfamily protein (TAIR:AT2G22870.1); Has 1807 Blast hits to 1807 proteins in 277 species: Archae - 0; Bacteria - 0; Metazoa - 736; Fungi - 347; Plants - 385; Viruses - 0; Other Eukaryotes - 339 (source: NCBI BLink).): MILAHLPRFHLSILAKPSFSLSSSHFSFLNPKPSVTVSRTLFSFASKSNLATVEPIPLSVSDSTDLDDAPVEIALDKLFIPPETDISGEDSASLTTRILKGSNIVLSKYARDAQVVQADYVKSSVKTEDCPADGLPEFALVGRSNVGKSSLLNSLVRRKRLALTSKKPGKTQCINHFRINDKWYLVDLPGYGYASAPHELKQDWNKFTKDYFLNRSTLVSVFLLVDASIPVKPIDLEYASWLGQNQVPMTLIFTKCDKRKKKKNGGKKPEANIKEFQDLIQGFFETTPPWIMTSSVTNQGRDEILLHMAQLRNYWLKH